The following coding sequences lie in one Halogeometricum rufum genomic window:
- a CDS encoding YccF domain-containing protein: MSDRSLLVRALWFVFVGWWATPIVVNAAWALNATIVLLPLGIKLINLVPTVLSLKEPRSLSAPDSGRGQRSLLVRAVYFVFVGWWLSFLWANAAAILAVTVVGLPVAYWMFNRLPFVTSLYRFDG; the protein is encoded by the coding sequence ATGAGCGACCGTTCCCTCCTGGTCCGTGCGCTGTGGTTCGTGTTCGTCGGCTGGTGGGCGACGCCCATCGTCGTCAACGCCGCGTGGGCGCTGAACGCCACTATCGTTCTCCTCCCACTCGGTATCAAACTCATCAACCTCGTCCCGACGGTACTCTCGCTGAAGGAACCGCGCTCGCTGTCGGCGCCCGACTCCGGCCGCGGTCAGCGTTCTCTGCTCGTCCGCGCCGTCTACTTCGTGTTCGTCGGCTGGTGGCTCAGTTTCCTGTGGGCGAACGCCGCCGCGATACTGGCCGTCACCGTCGTCGGCCTGCCCGTCGCCTACTGGATGTTCAACCGTCTGCCGTTCGTCACGTCGCTGTACCGATTCGACGGCTGA
- a CDS encoding ABC transporter ATP-binding protein/permease: MNPHAGESATDARKSGAVPTARRLEPPAADESFVAVVGTATDGAALTAVAHRLLDADGVLRNALGSDGRQEDERERYAALARRRRLVVVTDRPSTVDDADRIYVVADGGVVEAGTHAALVRRRGTYARLYGAQFGQDWLRETADVADE; this comes from the coding sequence ATGAACCCGCACGCCGGCGAGTCGGCGACGGACGCGAGGAAGTCCGGCGCGGTACCGACGGCCCGCCGCCTCGAACCGCCCGCCGCGGACGAATCGTTCGTCGCCGTCGTCGGAACCGCGACGGACGGTGCCGCCCTGACCGCCGTCGCGCACCGCCTCCTCGACGCCGACGGCGTCCTCCGGAACGCTCTCGGGAGCGACGGGCGACAGGAGGACGAACGGGAACGGTACGCCGCCCTCGCGCGCCGCCGCCGACTCGTCGTCGTCACGGACCGGCCGTCCACCGTCGACGACGCGGACCGAATCTACGTCGTCGCCGACGGGGGCGTCGTCGAGGCGGGGACGCACGCGGCGTTGGTCCGGCGGCGCGGGACGTACGCCCGCCTCTACGGCGCGCAGTTCGGTCAGGACTGGCTCCGCGAGACGGCCGACGTGGCCGACGAGTGA
- the thsA gene encoding thermosome subunit alpha, which translates to MIILGEDSQRTQGKDAQSMNITAGKAVAEAVRTTLGPKGMDKMLVDNSGEVVVTNDGVTILKEMDIDHPAANMIVEVSETQEDEVGDGTTTAVVIAGELLDQAEELIEQDVHATTIAQGFRQAAEKAKEVLEDDAIDVSPDDRETLVKIASTAMTGKGAESAKDLLAELVVDAVLAVADDEGIDTDNVSVEKVVGGSIDNSELVEGVIVDKERVHENMPYMVEDANVALFDGALEVRETEIDAEVNVTDPDQLQQFLDQEEKQLKEMVDQLADVGADVVFVGDGIDDMAQHYLAKEGILAVRRAKSSDLKRLARATGGSVVGSLDDIEESDLGFAGSVAEKDIGGDQRIFVEDVEDAKSVTLILRGGTDHVVDEVERAIEDSLGVVRTTLEDGKVLPGGGAPETELSLQLREFADSVGGREQLAVEAFAEALDVIPRTLAENAGLDPIDSLVDLRARHDGGEFGAGLDAYTGEVIDMEEEGVVEPLRVKTQAIESATEAAVMILRIDDVIAAGDLSGGQTGDDDEGDDMPPGGGGMGGMGGMGGMGGAM; encoded by the coding sequence ATGATTATTCTGGGTGAAGATTCCCAGCGCACGCAGGGGAAGGACGCGCAGTCGATGAACATCACGGCCGGGAAGGCCGTGGCCGAAGCCGTCCGGACCACGCTGGGTCCGAAGGGCATGGACAAGATGCTGGTCGACAACTCCGGCGAGGTCGTCGTCACCAACGACGGCGTAACGATCCTCAAGGAGATGGACATCGACCACCCCGCGGCCAACATGATCGTCGAAGTCTCCGAGACACAGGAGGACGAGGTCGGAGACGGAACGACGACGGCCGTCGTCATCGCCGGTGAACTCCTCGACCAGGCCGAGGAACTCATCGAGCAGGACGTCCACGCCACCACCATCGCACAGGGCTTCCGTCAGGCCGCCGAGAAGGCCAAAGAGGTCCTCGAAGACGACGCCATCGACGTCTCCCCCGACGACCGCGAGACGCTCGTGAAGATCGCCTCGACGGCGATGACGGGCAAGGGCGCCGAGTCCGCGAAGGACCTCCTCGCGGAACTCGTCGTCGACGCCGTGCTGGCCGTCGCGGACGACGAGGGCATCGACACGGACAACGTCTCCGTCGAGAAGGTCGTCGGCGGTTCCATCGACAACTCCGAACTCGTCGAGGGCGTCATCGTGGACAAAGAGCGCGTCCACGAGAACATGCCCTACATGGTCGAGGACGCCAACGTCGCCCTGTTCGACGGCGCCCTCGAAGTTCGCGAGACCGAAATCGACGCCGAAGTCAACGTCACCGACCCCGACCAGCTTCAGCAGTTCCTCGACCAGGAGGAGAAGCAGCTGAAGGAGATGGTCGACCAGCTCGCCGACGTCGGCGCCGACGTCGTGTTCGTCGGTGACGGCATCGACGACATGGCCCAGCACTACCTCGCCAAGGAAGGCATCCTCGCGGTCCGCCGCGCGAAGTCGTCGGACCTCAAGCGCCTCGCCCGCGCGACGGGCGGCAGCGTCGTCGGCTCGCTCGACGACATCGAGGAGTCCGACCTCGGCTTTGCCGGCTCCGTCGCCGAGAAGGACATCGGCGGCGACCAGCGCATCTTCGTCGAGGACGTCGAGGACGCCAAGTCCGTCACGCTCATCCTCCGCGGCGGTACCGACCACGTCGTCGACGAGGTCGAACGCGCCATCGAGGACTCCCTCGGCGTCGTCCGCACGACGCTCGAAGACGGGAAGGTCCTCCCCGGCGGCGGCGCGCCCGAGACCGAACTCTCCCTGCAGCTCCGCGAGTTCGCCGACTCCGTCGGCGGCCGCGAGCAGCTCGCCGTCGAGGCGTTCGCCGAGGCACTCGACGTCATCCCGCGCACCCTCGCCGAGAACGCCGGTCTCGACCCCATCGACTCGCTGGTCGACCTCCGCGCCCGCCACGACGGCGGCGAGTTCGGTGCCGGCCTCGACGCCTACACGGGCGAGGTCATCGACATGGAAGAGGAGGGCGTCGTCGAACCCCTCCGCGTGAAGACGCAGGCTATCGAGAGCGCGACGGAAGCGGCCGTCATGATTCTCCGCATCGACGACGTCATCGCCGCTGGCGACCTCTCCGGTGGCCAGACGGGCGACGACGACGAAGGCGACGACATGCCCCCGGGCGGCGGCGGCATGGGCGGCATGGGCGGCATGGGCGGTATGGGCGGCGCGATGTAA
- a CDS encoding KH domain-containing protein, whose translation MQHVKVPQDRIGVLIGEGGETMREIERRAEVRLDIDSETGAVAIDEVGDPVTGMLAPDIVRAVGRGFTPEAALSLLDDDMRTFELVDLQEHTRNKNDLQRQKGRLIGENGRTRELMEELSGAEVVIRGTTLGIIGQPEEVEAVRRAVGMILDGAPHGAVYSFLERKHNELTRDFDVQPSD comes from the coding sequence ATGCAACACGTGAAGGTCCCGCAGGACCGTATCGGCGTCCTCATCGGCGAGGGCGGCGAGACGATGCGCGAGATAGAGCGTCGGGCCGAAGTTCGCCTGGACATCGACTCCGAGACGGGCGCCGTCGCCATCGACGAGGTGGGCGACCCGGTGACCGGGATGCTCGCCCCCGACATCGTCCGCGCCGTCGGCCGCGGTTTCACGCCCGAAGCCGCGCTCTCGCTTCTCGACGACGACATGCGGACGTTCGAACTCGTCGACCTGCAAGAGCACACGCGGAACAAGAACGACCTCCAGCGACAGAAGGGCCGACTCATCGGCGAGAACGGCCGGACGCGGGAACTGATGGAGGAACTGTCGGGCGCCGAAGTCGTCATCCGCGGGACGACGCTCGGCATCATCGGCCAACCGGAGGAAGTCGAGGCCGTCCGTCGCGCCGTCGGGATGATTCTCGACGGCGCCCCCCACGGTGCGGTCTACTCGTTCCTCGAACGCAAGCACAACGAACTGACGCGAGACTTCGACGTCCAGCCCTCCGACTGA
- the rio1 gene encoding serine/threonine-protein kinase Rio1, translating into MTESEEFGLVAPEEADTPGDEWESIDVTDTEADRIARKRDRKFDEFRKRLKDADQFKVEQSVFDDATFAAIYKLVQDGHIDAFGGPISTGKEANVYEALGQDDTDVAVKIYRINASNFRHMRDYLEGDPRFEGIGNDKKRVVLAWTQKEFANLERARRAGVRVPEPIAVERNVLVMELVGLVEDRARRLAEVNVENPETAYEVVREYMRRLHSAGLVHGDLSEYNMIIHDGELVIIDLGQAVTVHHPNAGEFLRRDCRNVAKFFSRQGTDTSADDLYEFVTDVDADPTGDPDVDERDAGTDAEPTDE; encoded by the coding sequence ATGACCGAGAGCGAAGAGTTCGGCCTCGTCGCGCCGGAGGAGGCGGACACGCCCGGTGACGAGTGGGAGTCGATAGACGTCACGGACACCGAGGCGGACCGCATCGCCAGAAAGCGCGACCGAAAGTTCGACGAGTTCAGAAAGCGGTTGAAGGACGCCGACCAGTTCAAAGTCGAGCAGTCGGTGTTCGACGACGCGACGTTCGCCGCCATCTACAAACTCGTTCAGGACGGCCACATCGACGCGTTCGGTGGCCCCATCTCGACGGGGAAGGAGGCGAACGTGTACGAAGCGCTCGGTCAGGACGACACCGACGTCGCGGTCAAGATATACCGCATCAACGCGTCGAACTTCCGGCACATGCGCGACTACCTCGAGGGGGACCCGCGCTTCGAGGGCATCGGTAACGACAAGAAGCGGGTCGTCCTCGCGTGGACGCAGAAGGAGTTCGCCAACCTCGAACGCGCCCGCCGGGCGGGCGTCCGCGTGCCCGAACCCATCGCCGTCGAGCGGAACGTCCTCGTGATGGAACTGGTGGGGTTGGTCGAGGACCGGGCGCGTCGTCTCGCGGAGGTGAACGTCGAGAACCCCGAGACGGCGTACGAAGTCGTCCGGGAGTACATGCGACGACTCCACTCGGCCGGTCTGGTCCACGGCGACCTCTCCGAGTACAACATGATAATCCACGACGGCGAACTCGTGATAATCGACCTCGGACAGGCCGTCACCGTCCACCACCCGAACGCGGGCGAGTTCCTCCGACGGGACTGCCGCAACGTCGCGAAGTTCTTCTCGCGGCAGGGAACCGATACCTCGGCCGACGACCTGTACGAGTTCGTCACCGACGTGGACGCCGACCCGACGGGGGACCCGGACGTGGACGAACGGGACGCCGGGACGGACGCGGAACCGACGGACGAGTGA
- a CDS encoding ArnT family glycosyltransferase, with the protein MNSSRSRPGDSSASVRSLLGSGLGIALLVAGLAVWYATNLSGSFHVDETLYAQSGLAVFRGNPYTNPTHAFAPTAKYFVGLGQVLFGRTTVGARAFVVGFGLAAVYLTYRLATTLRGPVVGLVAAFLLGTSYPFATQSVVAMLDVPLACFVVVLTVVTLRWHRTRDRAWLPFVGVFAVAAATTKAYGFLYVLPHVCFLGVVLARRYGVRSLHRRASPFVGGSIVALGLVYLPLVLFRHPPAPAEYTAGVPFASAILDLPVVGNFAYVFGAALVKNLVHTGDGHAVVVAGSVHQYPPVWSYLYWLGTEGGTLLLGAFLLAVAAAAFRATAERDARWALLGAAIVVPFVALSLLTVKFPRYVLPLYPLVFAAGVVAARDGLVVARRRLRVNGVRVSRSQAAAAVAVLLVVALLAPPSAALRSATQPIGTDSGYDDAADYVAEMAADDPDETVTVLTYSGTIRIPFAYYLGDAENVEVHNFQLNDGVSERQYAEYRRMIEDDEIDVVVTRSIQPRLDESFHETVTAHGERVVSVPQVPGENRVVVYRLEE; encoded by the coding sequence ATGAACTCCTCTCGGTCCCGTCCGGGCGACTCCTCGGCGTCCGTCCGGTCGCTCCTCGGGTCCGGCCTCGGCATCGCCCTCCTCGTGGCCGGACTCGCGGTCTGGTACGCGACGAACCTCTCCGGCAGTTTCCACGTGGACGAGACGCTGTACGCGCAGTCCGGACTCGCCGTCTTCCGGGGGAACCCGTACACCAACCCCACGCACGCGTTCGCGCCGACGGCGAAGTACTTCGTCGGCCTCGGACAGGTGCTGTTCGGCCGGACGACCGTCGGCGCCCGCGCCTTCGTCGTCGGCTTCGGACTCGCCGCGGTGTACCTCACCTACCGACTGGCGACGACGCTCCGCGGTCCGGTCGTCGGACTCGTCGCGGCGTTCCTCCTCGGCACCTCCTACCCGTTCGCCACGCAGTCGGTGGTCGCGATGCTCGACGTCCCCCTCGCCTGCTTCGTCGTCGTCCTCACCGTCGTGACGCTCCGGTGGCACCGGACGCGCGACCGCGCGTGGCTCCCGTTCGTCGGCGTGTTCGCCGTGGCCGCGGCGACGACGAAGGCGTACGGCTTCCTCTACGTGCTCCCGCACGTCTGCTTTCTCGGCGTCGTCCTCGCCCGCCGGTACGGCGTCCGGTCGCTTCACCGACGCGCGTCGCCGTTCGTCGGCGGGTCCATCGTCGCCCTCGGCCTCGTCTACCTCCCCCTCGTCCTCTTTCGACACCCGCCGGCCCCCGCGGAGTACACCGCCGGCGTCCCCTTCGCGTCGGCGATTCTGGACCTCCCCGTCGTCGGTAACTTCGCCTACGTGTTCGGCGCCGCCCTCGTGAAGAACCTCGTCCACACCGGCGACGGACACGCCGTCGTCGTCGCCGGCTCCGTCCACCAGTACCCGCCCGTCTGGTCGTACCTCTACTGGCTCGGCACGGAGGGCGGGACGCTCCTCCTCGGCGCGTTCCTCCTCGCCGTCGCCGCCGCCGCTTTCCGAGCGACCGCCGAGCGAGACGCTCGATGGGCGCTCCTCGGGGCGGCCATCGTCGTTCCGTTCGTCGCGCTCAGCCTGCTGACGGTCAAATTCCCGCGCTACGTCCTCCCGCTGTACCCGCTCGTCTTCGCCGCCGGCGTCGTCGCCGCCCGGGACGGACTGGTCGTCGCCCGCCGACGGCTCAGAGTCAACGGCGTCCGCGTCTCCCGGTCGCAGGCCGCCGCCGCGGTGGCCGTCCTGCTCGTCGTCGCCCTCCTCGCGCCGCCGTCCGCCGCCCTCCGGTCGGCGACGCAGCCCATCGGCACCGACTCGGGCTACGACGACGCGGCCGACTACGTCGCCGAGATGGCCGCCGACGACCCCGACGAGACGGTGACGGTGCTCACCTACAGCGGCACGATTCGAATCCCGTTCGCGTACTACCTCGGCGACGCCGAGAACGTGGAGGTACACAACTTCCAACTGAACGACGGGGTCAGCGAGCGCCAGTACGCCGAGTACCGGCGCATGATAGAAGACGACGAGATAGACGTCGTCGTCACCCGGTCCATCCAACCGCGTCTGGACGAGTCGTTCCACGAGACGGTGACGGCGCACGGCGAACGCGTGGTGTCGGTGCCGCAGGTGCCGGGGGAGAACCGGGTCGTGGTCTACCGACTGGAGGAGTGA
- the eif1A gene encoding translation initiation factor eIF-1A — MSDDENAGRRDLRMPDDDEVFAVVTNMLGANRIKVRCADGVERTARIPGRMQKRIWIREDDVVLVEPWDWQDEKADVTWRYEKSEADQLREEGHIA; from the coding sequence ATGAGCGACGACGAGAACGCGGGGCGACGCGACCTCCGAATGCCCGACGACGACGAGGTGTTCGCCGTCGTGACGAACATGCTCGGTGCGAACCGAATCAAGGTTCGCTGTGCGGACGGCGTCGAGCGGACCGCGCGGATTCCGGGCCGGATGCAGAAGCGAATCTGGATTCGCGAGGACGACGTGGTCCTCGTCGAACCGTGGGACTGGCAGGACGAGAAGGCCGACGTGACGTGGCGCTACGAGAAGTCCGAGGCCGACCAGCTCCGCGAAGAAGGTCACATCGCCTGA
- a CDS encoding DUF7470 family protein, with amino-acid sequence MFDKLGAKGIAGVVCLLVGIAVVAYQAPIVAAGMALVVAGLGLVASGLVQSALGAFGMV; translated from the coding sequence ATGTTCGACAAACTCGGTGCGAAAGGTATCGCCGGTGTCGTCTGCCTCCTCGTCGGCATCGCCGTCGTCGCCTACCAGGCTCCCATCGTCGCCGCCGGCATGGCCCTCGTCGTCGCCGGACTGGGTCTCGTCGCCTCCGGCCTCGTCCAGTCGGCGCTGGGCGCGTTCGGGATGGTCTGA